In Shewanella glacialimarina, the genomic stretch CGGCACAATATCATATGCAAGGCCATTAGGGCCGCCATCCCAGCCTGGAGGTTGTTTACATATGCCATATTGAGAAGATGTATGATCAATTTCAACACCGAGTCTGAGCCCTGAAATACTGGCAAATCCTTGCGAGTTATGACAATGGGCACAGTTGATATCTAAATAGCCTTTTGCCCGCGCGGTGAGATCTTTTGAATCGTCTCCTAATTCGAATGACTGTGGTGCATCATCTAATGAGGTTAACTCGTTAAGCCAACCCTTATTGCTCCAGTACTGTAATTGATTAATGCTTTGACCGTTAGCGAGTATTATTTGGCGGTTTAACACATGGGTTTTTAAGCCGATAGGCATGATTTTACTTGTTTGAACATCAATCATTTGATGGCAAATTTTACACTCTGCTTTACTGGGAATATGGTATTTAAATTGTAGCGTTTCACCTTGATTATTCATGGTGTGTGATACATCCGCCCCGGTAATGATTAATTTAGCTTGTTGATTTTGCCATTGGTATGTGAGTGCCGTCCAGCCAGCCTCACGATGAATTAATAGCCGCGTTTCTATTAATACTTCGTTTTCACGGCCTGTAAGGCTAGTGTCATAGGGAAGGGCAAAGGTTTTCACTAATACCGAACCAACGGGAGGCGTCATACGTGCATTGGCTTGGTAATTAAATGACAGCCCCTGTGGAATAAACAAAAAACGGTATTTACTGGCATAGTTAGAAAAAAGCTCAGTAGATAACTGGTATAAA encodes the following:
- a CDS encoding SO2930 family diheme c-type cytochrome yields the protein MKFLLEKCPVGVDQNNQPNKDDECKSQTSVVNWQALMSKDCEDLADYSLFIDPSIPTASPRTPGFLYQLSTELFSNYASKYRFLFIPQGLSFNYQANARMTPPVGSVLVKTFALPYDTSLTGRENEVLIETRLLIHREAGWTALTYQWQNQQAKLIITGADVSHTMNNQGETLQFKYHIPSKAECKICHQMIDVQTSKIMPIGLKTHVLNRQIILANGQSINQLQYWSNKGWLNELTSLDDAPQSFELGDDSKDLTARAKGYLDINCAHCHNSQGFASISGLRLGVEIDHTSSQYGICKQPPGWDGGPNGLAYDIVPGNGERSIVHNRQILSSAKDRMPPIGREVIHTEGAELIKRWIDSLPPSLGNCQ